In a genomic window of Penaeus vannamei isolate JL-2024 chromosome 10, ASM4276789v1, whole genome shotgun sequence:
- the LOC138862867 gene encoding uncharacterized protein: MTDDTLHTLFCEVEAIINGRPLTRVTDDPDDPQPLTPNMLLTLKGASDVNSHIENGTIDPQPRSDFCAGNSGMGCPSSDLKGCESVSAPAQVDMQSACQVLGPIPSSIALQQSAVPVLINTNMPASRLPSFPESRVLFTQSTPVNPSVPPFTTFSKTMPTVQTPNHSGYEVTHPLTMGQATHILQALDSTMMSQQELSHRTLLPPIKLERFNGDLTKFVQFRNTFTWNIESNTEDPKRRLTHLYNQLDGPPRKLIEGCLHLPPAEGYEMAWTLLNKEYEDSHNLIEAYIRKLLECKDIDVSDVEELEEYRSYLFNVQYALRENIMRMELREVMTKVVSKLPKYLRNKWAARCVTQESGYSFPSLVAFVKEQAKVAKEGRYIEEARSKQLSIRRKVAVINKPKGLTVSTTHPVCESNIGTDDCLCCNKRGHALHACFKFGRLNVQDRWNTAMSKRLCFRCLKPSHGHRDCKDKSKCGQCGADSHHTILHRPLFKTSYTSAQRTVKLTRGRELSRSTYGDSQNQNEVSGGGVKNKVEDILPCASLTNYNPDGRIMMKILPVKVNNKIYTYAFIDCGAAVTLAARSLIKKLGIKGKHISQTMRTENGDFKCDELVSLSIGSVDEEEDLMLDDVYVTGKLSVTTDHMMPVQWVSQWSHLSDIKLSRLSPQYKDVELIIGLNSFLCRHILSQRHGQENEPSAYLTRFGWVAFGPTGLKNSIQIRHVHHIQPTDNLRECLQEHFNKDFWEKEIHSRHEDSVEDKLFTVKVSESIRQESGKYILNLPFRNKFRLPNNRKMAIHRLIGLKKKLENDDAYRQSYVSSVENYISKGYAELVPTTLLDRDDGRVWYMPHHAVHHPTKPKLRVVYDLKAKFQGISLNDHLLQGPDLTNALIGVILRFRQGQYAVTADIEEMFHQVKVPPEDRDVLRFLWWPGGDTSRAPVEYRMSVHVFGAKSSPSCVNFALRRTAEEHGSQYGNEVIEVIRRNFYVDNLLIASDDKESMKQLVKDLIDLCAAGGWRLNQWTSNNKNILATIPEAERDISVASLDLSKDELPMERTLGMHWSMENDYFTYKIKPNDKPLTRRGVLSVVASIYDPLGMVAPFTLPAKLLLQDMCRQQLGWDEEMKTAEVTQWKAWLNQLPKLRNFKVPRSFIPISFGNVRSCQLHHFADASQVGYGIASYLRLESATGEVYCTLVMGRSRVAPLKRMTIPRL; the protein is encoded by the coding sequence ATGACAGATGACACTCTGCACACTCTATTCTGTGAGGTAGAAGCTATCATAAATGGCAGGCCATTAACCAGGGTTACTGATGATCCTGATGATCCTCAACCACTAACACCCAACATGCTGCTAACCCTGAAAGGTGCAAGTGATGTTAATTCCCACATTGAAAATGGAACAATAGATCCACAACCCAGATCTGATTTCTGTGCTGGTAATAGTGGAATGGGGTGCCCTTCCAGTGATTTAAAGGGTTGTGAATCGGTTAGTGCTCCCGCTCAGGTGGACATGCAATCAGCATGTCAAGTTCTTGGTCCTATACCCTCAAGTATTGCTCTTCAACAGTCTGCTGTACCTGTGCTGATTAATACTAACATGCCTGCAAGTCGCCTACCATCATTTCCAGAATCTCGTGTGCTGTTCACTCAGAGCACTCCTGTGAATCCTTCAGTTCCTCCATTTACAACCTTTTCCAAGACCATGCCAACTGTTCAAACACCCAATCATTCTGGGTATGAAGTGACACATCCTCTCACCATGGGGCAAGCTACCCATATACTGCAAGCATTAGATTCTACGATGATGAGCCAGCAAGAGCTTAGCCACAGAACACTGCTCCCTCCTATAAAGCTTGAGAGATTTAATGGGGATTTAACCAAGTTTGTCCAGTTCCGCAATACATTTACATGGAATATAGAAAGCAACACTGAAGATCCCAAGAGAAGGTTGACTCATCTTTACAATCAGCTAGATGGCCCTCCAAGAAAGCTTATAGAAGGATGCCTACACTTGCCTCCAGCTGAGGGATATGAAATGGCATGGACGTTGTTGAATAAGGAATATGAAGACTCGCATAACCTTATTGAAGCCTACATCAGGAAACTACTGGAGTGTAAGGACATTGATGTGAGTGATGTAGAAGAGTTAGAGGAGTATCGTTCTTATCTCTTCAATGTGCAGTATGCTCTCAGAGAAAATATTATGAGGATGGAGCTAAGGGAAGTGATGACTAAAGTGGTTAGCAAACTACCCAAGTACCTACGAAATAAATGGGCAGCTAGGTGTGTGACCCAGGAATCAGGATACTCCTTCCCCTCATTAGTAGCCTTTGTCAAGGAGCAAGCTAAGGTTGCAAAGGAAGGCAGGTATATCGAAGAAGCGCGAAGTAAACAACTTTCTATTAGGAGAAAAGTTGCTGTAATCAATAAGCCTAAAGGACTCACTGTAAGTACAACACATCCAGTCTGTGAATCTAACATTGGGACAGATGATTGTCTTTGTTGCAATAAACGAGGTCATGCTTTACATGCCTGTTTCAAGTTTGGCAGATTAAATGTACAAGATCGCTGGAACACGGCCATGTCCAAGAGGCTGTGTTTCCGTTGCCTTAAACCCTCTCATGGCCATAGAGACTGCAAGGATAAAAGTAAATGTGGTCAGTGTGGTGCAGATTCACATCACACAATTCTGCACAGACCTCTGTTCAAAACATCCTACACTTCAGCACAAAGGACGGTAAAATTAACAAGAGGGAGAGAACTGAGCCGTAGCACCTATGGAGACAGCCAGAACCAAAATGAGGTAAGTGGGGGTGGTGTGAAGAACAAGGTTGAGGATATACTGCCTTGTGCGTCACTTACCAACTATAATCCAGATggcagaataatgatgaaaatcctaCCCGTTAAGGTCAACAATAAAATTTACACGTACGCCTTCATAGATTGTGGTGCTGCAGTTACATTAGCTGCCAGAAGTTTAATTAAGAAGCTTGGCATTAAAGGTAAACACATAAGCCAAACGATGCGCACTGAAAATGGAGACTTCAAGTGTGATGAACTGGTCTCTCTATCAATTGGAagtgtggatgaggaagaggatctgATGTTGGATGATGTTTATGTCACTGGGAAACTCAGTGTGACTACAGACCACATGATGCCAGTCCAGTGGGTTAGTCAATGGTCACATTTAAGTGACATTAAACTTAGTAGATTGTCTCCTCAGTACAAAGATGTTGAGCTTATAATCGGCCTGAACAGCTTCCTGTGTCGTCACATTCTCAGTCAACGGCATGGCCAAGAAAATGAACCATCTGCTTACCTCACAAGGTTTGGTTGGGTAGCATTTGGACCAACAGGACTAAAGAATTCTATCCAAATTCGACATGTCCACCACATACAACCCACAGATAATTTGAGAGAATGCCTGCAAGAACACTTTAATAAGGATTTTTGGGAGAAGGAGATTCATTCCCGCCATGAAGATTCTGTTGAAGATAAATTGTTTACAGTGAAGGTGTCAGAATCCATTCGTCAGGAATCTGGAAAGTATATTCTCAATCTTCCCTTTAGAAATAAGTTTCGACTCCCAAACAATCGCAAGATGGCCATACACCGCCTGATAGGACTAAAGAAGAAACTGGAAAATGATGATGCCTATCGACAGTCCTATGTGTCCTCTGTTGAAAATTACATCAGCAAAGGATATGCTGAGCTTGTGCCAACCACTTTGTTGGACCGAGATGATGGCAGAGTATGGTATATGCCACACCATGCTGTGCACCATCCCACGAAGCCCAAGCTTAGAGTCGTCTATGATCTTAAGGCTAAATTCCAAGGAATCTCGCTGAATGATCATCTCCTACAAGGCCCAGACCTAACAAATGCATTGATTGGTGTGATCCTAAGGTTTCGCCAAGGTCAATATGCTGTCACGGCAGACATAGAAGAAATGTTTCATCAGGTGAAAGTTCCCCCAGAAGATCGAGATGTACTCCGCTTCCTGTGGTGGCCAGGAGGAGATACCAGTCGAGCACCTGTAGAGTATCGTATGTCTGTCCATGTTTTTGGAGCCAAGTCATCACCCAGCTGTGTTAACTTTGCCCTCAGAAGAACAGCAGAAGAGCATGGTAGTCAGTATGGCAATGAAGTGATTGAGGTAATTAGAAGAAACTTTTATGTAGACAATCTCCTCATAGCATCTGATGACAAGGAATCTATGAAACAGTTGGTGAAAGACCTCATTGATCTATGTGCTGCAGGAGGTTGGCGCCTGAATCAGTGGACatctaacaacaaaaacattctgGCGACAATTCCTGAAGCCGAGCGAGACATTTCAGTTGCATCTCTGGACTTGAGTAAGGATGAACTTCCAATGGAAAGAACTCTGGGAATGCATTGGTCAATGGAGAATGACTATTTCACCTACAAGATCAAGCCAAACGACAAGCCACTAACTCGACGAGGAGTGTTATCAGTAGTGGCTTCCATCTATGATCCTTTGGGTATGGTTGCACCTTTCACCTTGCCTGCTAAGCTGCTGCTACAAGACATGTGCCGACAGCAGTTGGGATGGGACGAGGAGATGAAAACGGCTGAGGTGACACAATGGAAGGCATGGCTCAATCAACTTCCCAAGCTGAGAAATTTCAAGGTGCCTAGAAGTTTTATTCCCATATCCTTTGGCAATGTCAGGTCCTGTCAATTACATCATTTTGCAGATGCTAGTCAAGTTGGATATGGTATTGCCTCATACTTGAGGCTTGAAAGTGCCACTGGTGAAGTCTACTGCACTCTGGTAATGGGAAGATCAAGAGTAGCTCCATTGAAAAGGATGACCATTCCAAGATTATAG
- the LOC113806898 gene encoding uncharacterized protein, which produces MDQKLRSELDLRLEKSVFWTDSTSVLKYLFNEKARYQTFVANRVNLIRELSPIEAWRYVETRSNPADLASRGVDMDSFLASSIWITGPTFLSENEKMWPILPNDVKRGTLEDDPEVKPPQLVCETVITAMSFIEEIASRFSNWMTFVHCIAWVRRFHRTLTQRLKSSVEADMTRKCLCIEEVYEAENNIWKLVQKDSFGAEIKILSGSEEAHVRSSSKLVKLKPCLKDGLLRVRGRLIHSLSSIDVKHPIILPSKSMAVKLMVQWKHNNLAHSGHNYLMAELRQRFWIIHGNAVVRSVIRNCVRCRSLSARPMIQEMADLPEDRIMSNVPPFTHTGTDCFGPFLVKKGRSNLKRYGVIFTCLVTRAIHIEVVESMETDFYINAFRRFIARRGPVTSIRSDNGTNLVGAEKELRKELEKLKHSVIAEVMLLKGVTWQFNPPHASHFGGVWERQIRTIRRVLRGLCHQQVMTDDTLHTLFCEVEAIINGRPLTRVTDDPDGPQPLTPNMLLTLKGAGGPIMDTDHSDLYVRRRWRQVQYLADLFWKRWTKEYLPLLQERQKWTTRQRNLKVGDIVLSLDNKLPRGSWPLGRVLEVISDADGHVRSARLKTASGEYLRPISKMCLLLENEIDVGVSKGCTPNTALKC; this is translated from the coding sequence ATGGATCAGAAGCTACGCTCAGAACTGGACTTGAGATTAGAAAAGTCTGTCTTCTGGACTGACAGTACTTCTGTATTGAAgtatttatttaatgaaaaggcGAGATATCAAACATTTGTGGCCAATAGGGTGAATCTCATTCGTGAATTATCACCTATTGAAGCTTGGAGGTATGTAGAGACTCGGTCTAACCCAGCAGATTTAGCTTCAAGAGGAGTTGACATGGACAGCTTCCTCGCCTCTTCAATCTGGATCACTGGGCCGACCTTTCTtagtgaaaatgagaaaatgtgGCCCATACTACCAAATGACGTCAAGAGAGGAACCTTAGAGGACGACCCAGAAGTAAAACCACCACAATTAGTCTGTGAAACAGTCATCACAGCAATGTCATTCATTGAGGAAATTGCCAGTCGCTTCTCGAATTGGATGACATTTGTGCACTGCATTGCCTGGGTAAGACGCTTTCACAGAACTCTGACACAAAGACTCAAGTCTTCAGTGGAAGCTGACATGACAAGAAAATGTTTGTGCATTGAAGAAGTATATGAAGCTGAGAACAACATTTGGAAGCTTGTACAAAAGGACTCGTTTGGTGCTGAAATTAAGATACTCTCAGGCAGTGAAGAAGCTCATGTACGGTCCTCTAGCAAGTTGGTTAAGCTAAAGCCTTGCCTGAAGGATGGATTACTTAGAGTGAGAGGACGACTCATCCACTCTCTTAGTAGTATTGATGTCAAACATCCAATAATTCTGCCAAGTAAATCCATGGCTGTGAAATTAATGGTGCAGTGGAAGCATAATAACTTAGCACACAGTGGCCACAATTATCTTATGGCTGAGTTACGCCAAAGGTTCTGGATTATACATGGCAATGCAGTGGTACGCTCTGTCATCCGGAATTGTGTGAGGTGCAGATCTCTCAGTGCTCGGCCAATGATCCAAGAGATGGCTGATCTACCCGAAGACCGCATCATGTCAAATGTacctcccttcacacacactgGGACCGACTGTTTTGGGCCCTTCCTAGTTAAGAAAGGCAGGTCAAATTTGAAACGTTATGGAGTCATATTCACCTGCTTGGTGACTAGAGCCATCCACATAGAAGTGGTGGAGTCAATGGAAACTGATTTCTATATTAATGCTTTTAGAAGGTTCATTGCCAGGCGAGGCCCGGTCACCTCCATCCGGTCTGACAATGGGACAAATCTTGTGGGAGCTGAGAAGGAGCTTCGCAAAGAACTTGAGAAATTGAAGCACTCTGTGATTGCAGAGGTCATGTTGCTCAAGGGTGTCACATGGCAGTTCAATCCTCCTCATGCTTCGCACTTTGGCGGAGTATGGGAACGCCAGATTCGCACAATTCGACGAGTACTCCGTGGCCTGTGTCACCAGCAGGTCATGACAGATGACACTCTGCACACCTTATTCTGTGAGGTAGAAGCTATCATAAATGGCAGGCCATTAACCAGGGTTACTGATGATCCTGATGGTCCTCAACCACTAACACCCAACATGCTCCTAACTCTGAAAGGTGCAGGAGGTCCAATAATGGATACTGATCATAGTGATCTTTATGTTCGTCGACGTTGGAGGCAAGTTCAATACCTGGCAGACCTCTTCTGGAAGAGGTGGACAAAGGAATATCTTCCACTTCTCCAGGAACGCCAGAAGTGGACCACGAGACAGCGTAACCTGAAGGTTGGAGATATTGTTCTGAGCCTAGACAACAAACTGCCCCGAGGTTCATGGCCTTTGGGACGTGTGCTGGAAGTGATAAGTGATGCTGATGGTCACGTGAGGAGTGCTCGCTTGAAAACTGCTAGTGGAGAGTACCTCAGACCAATTAGCAAGATGTGCCTTTTgctagaaaatgaaatagatgtaGGTGTCAGTAAAGGGTGTACGCCGAACACTGCCCTTAAATGCTGA